A single region of the Oleispira antarctica RB-8 genome encodes:
- the cobD gene encoding Cobalamin biosynthetic protein, with the protein MILSFFSLLLALALDYRFAEPKKYHPLVGFGRYVDFLQQMLNRPANAAVDSRAQFINGTVACLLAVTPFMAAIIMVQHSMPTIINVFIDAGLLYLCIGWSSLQQHARAVFNELNINQLDLARTKLSWIVSRETEQLDSTQIAQASVESVLENSSDALFASLFWFMVLGVEGAVLHRLINTLDAMWGYKTKQFLYFGRFSAYFDDVLNYIPARLTAYGFAFCASSVEQGKKALMCWRTQAKDCASPNGGPVMTAGAGALNVRLSEGAFYHGEWKVKSTMGCGEVAKAHTIIEALDLVQKTLFFWLFSIGGLVFVF; encoded by the coding sequence TTTTTCATTGTTATTGGCTTTAGCGTTAGATTATCGTTTCGCTGAACCCAAAAAATACCATCCCTTAGTCGGGTTTGGACGTTATGTTGATTTCTTGCAGCAGATGTTAAATCGTCCTGCTAACGCTGCGGTGGACAGCCGTGCGCAGTTCATTAATGGCACTGTAGCTTGCTTGCTGGCAGTGACGCCGTTTATGGCGGCGATTATTATGGTGCAGCATTCTATGCCCACGATTATTAATGTTTTCATTGATGCCGGTTTATTGTATTTGTGTATTGGTTGGTCGAGTTTGCAGCAACATGCCCGTGCTGTTTTTAACGAGCTGAATATTAACCAACTTGATTTAGCGCGCACAAAGCTCAGCTGGATCGTTAGTCGTGAAACAGAGCAATTAGACAGTACCCAAATTGCGCAAGCGTCGGTTGAGAGTGTTTTAGAAAATAGTTCAGATGCATTATTTGCCAGTTTATTTTGGTTTATGGTCTTGGGTGTAGAAGGCGCGGTTTTACATCGATTAATTAATACACTGGATGCAATGTGGGGGTATAAAACAAAACAATTTTTATACTTCGGTCGTTTCTCAGCCTATTTCGATGATGTATTAAATTATATCCCAGCTCGATTGACGGCTTATGGTTTTGCATTTTGTGCTAGCTCAGTCGAGCAAGGAAAAAAAGCGTTAATGTGCTGGCGAACACAAGCGAAAGACTGCGCTAGCCCTAACGGCGGACCTGTCATGACTGCGGGTGCGGGGGCGTTGAATGTGCGTTTAAGTGAAGGTGCTTTCTATCATGGAGAATGGAAGGTTAAGTCTACGATGGGATGTGGTGAAGTAGCGAAAGCACATACCATTATTGAAGCATTGGACCTGGTTCAGAAAACTTTATTCTTTTGGTTATTCAGTATTGGAGGATTGGTGTTTGTCTTCTAA